Proteins co-encoded in one Meiothermus sp. genomic window:
- a CDS encoding amino acid ABC transporter permease, protein MESPAVVSKRSVQTYLVALGLMVMGLALTALCAAAWMQGVEPRWSVILFGLLGIHMVLLGIDEGWLSGLEVTPTHLRIRSFGRWEEHPLPRVEAVDGLRDLLGGGLQLVLIAAEGQAIRVPLRRYANAGPLAQALLDALWLHNKDLILMPRLARRLGRPPFGVFATKKPRR, encoded by the coding sequence ATGGAATCGCCTGCTGTCGTCTCGAAGCGCAGCGTGCAAACCTACCTGGTTGCGCTGGGGCTGATGGTTATGGGCCTGGCGCTGACGGCTTTGTGCGCTGCCGCCTGGATGCAGGGGGTGGAGCCGCGCTGGTCGGTGATTTTGTTTGGGCTGCTGGGGATCCACATGGTGCTGCTGGGGATTGACGAGGGCTGGTTGAGCGGGCTCGAGGTCACCCCCACCCACCTGCGCATTCGGAGTTTTGGCCGCTGGGAAGAGCATCCACTACCCCGCGTCGAAGCGGTGGATGGCCTGCGCGACCTGCTGGGTGGGGGGTTACAGCTCGTGCTCATCGCCGCCGAAGGCCAGGCCATCCGTGTACCGCTCCGGCGCTATGCTAACGCTGGCCCTTTAGCGCAGGCCCTGCTGGATGCACTCTGGCTCCACAACAAAGACCTGATCCTCATGCCCCGGCTTGCGCGGCGGCTGGGTCGGCCCCCTTTCGGGGTCTTCGCCACAAAGAAGCCCCGGCGCTGA
- a CDS encoding cation:proton antiporter family protein: protein MELAWVGAAYGLGLLASRFGLPPLVGYLGAGFTLWGLGYQNSPLLEQIADVGVLLLLFTVGLKLRFASLVRLEVLGVGGLHLVLFGLLLGLIGLALGISPNAALFLGVGLAFSSTVLAVKLLDDRRELSTFHGRVAVGILVLQDLVAVGLLAYAGVKNPTPWALLLLALPLLRPLVGWILEKSGHDELLLLYGLGLALGGASLAQNLGVSPELGALLIGAALAGHPQTSELSRTLWGLKEAFLVAFFLQIGLMGLPSPSALPLALVFILLLPLKAALFFVLFILFGLRARTAFVTSVSLGSYSEFALITSVAAVEGGLLPESWGQLVGLVVAVSLALAAPLNRSVHTLFQRYERFLLRFERKGLHADDEPTSLGGAEWLVVGMGRTGGAAYKMLAGQGYRVLGLDADEGKLEFHRAKKRQVRYGDAEDPELWERLDLTGLRGVLLTLPDLEAKLRAARGLKQRGFSGVIAATSYHREEDPLLQEAGATLISRPFAEAGERLAERALGINLVEEVEDPKSAETAPS, encoded by the coding sequence ATGGAGCTGGCATGGGTTGGAGCCGCCTATGGGTTGGGCTTGCTGGCAAGCCGTTTTGGACTTCCACCGCTGGTGGGCTACCTCGGGGCAGGCTTCACGCTGTGGGGCCTAGGTTACCAAAACAGCCCCCTTCTGGAGCAAATAGCCGACGTGGGCGTATTGCTGCTGCTGTTCACGGTCGGCTTGAAACTGCGTTTTGCCAGCCTGGTGCGCCTGGAGGTACTGGGCGTGGGGGGCCTTCATCTGGTGCTTTTTGGCCTGCTCTTAGGTCTTATTGGCCTCGCGCTGGGAATAAGCCCCAACGCCGCACTTTTTTTGGGGGTTGGACTGGCCTTCTCCAGTACGGTGCTGGCCGTGAAGCTGCTCGACGACCGCCGGGAGCTTTCCACCTTTCACGGGCGGGTAGCGGTTGGGATTCTGGTCTTACAAGACCTGGTCGCGGTGGGTCTGCTGGCCTACGCAGGGGTCAAAAACCCCACACCCTGGGCCCTGCTGCTGCTGGCTTTGCCCTTGCTGCGACCCTTGGTGGGCTGGATTCTGGAAAAAAGCGGTCACGACGAGTTGCTGTTGCTCTACGGCCTGGGCCTGGCCCTGGGGGGGGCCAGCCTAGCCCAAAACCTGGGGGTCTCCCCCGAACTGGGCGCTTTGCTGATAGGCGCGGCCCTGGCCGGGCATCCGCAAACCTCGGAGTTGTCGCGCACCCTGTGGGGCCTGAAAGAAGCCTTCCTGGTGGCTTTTTTCCTGCAAATTGGGCTGATGGGTCTGCCCTCCCCCTCAGCGCTCCCCTTGGCGCTGGTGTTTATACTCCTGCTCCCCCTCAAAGCCGCCCTTTTCTTTGTGTTGTTCATCCTCTTCGGCCTGCGGGCCCGCACCGCTTTCGTGACCAGCGTATCCCTGGGTAGCTACAGCGAGTTTGCCCTGATCACCAGCGTGGCCGCGGTGGAAGGAGGGCTGCTACCGGAGTCCTGGGGCCAGCTAGTAGGCCTGGTGGTGGCGGTCTCGCTGGCCCTGGCAGCTCCACTCAATCGTTCGGTGCACACCCTGTTTCAGCGCTACGAACGGTTCTTACTGCGCTTCGAGCGCAAAGGCTTGCACGCCGACGACGAGCCCACCAGCCTGGGCGGGGCCGAATGGCTGGTGGTGGGCATGGGCCGCACGGGTGGGGCGGCCTACAAGATGCTGGCCGGGCAGGGCTACCGGGTGCTGGGGCTCGATGCCGACGAGGGCAAGCTCGAGTTCCACCGGGCTAAAAAGCGCCAGGTGCGCTACGGTGATGCCGAAGACCCCGAGCTGTGGGAGCGTCTAGATCTGACAGGGCTCAGAGGCGTGCTGCTAACCCTACCCGACCTCGAGGCCAAGCTTCGGGCAGCCCGTGGCCTCAAGCAACGAGGTTTTTCAGGTGTGATTGCCGCAACCAGCTATCACCGCGAGGAGGATCCGCTCCTGCAAGAAGCCGGCGCAACCCTCATCTCGCGCCCCTTTGCCGAGGCTGGGGAACGGCTGGCCGAGCGGGCTTTGGGCATCAACCTTGTTGAGGAAGTCGAAGATCCCAAGTCGGCCGAAACTGCACCGAGCTAA
- the mnmD gene encoding tRNA (5-methylaminomethyl-2-thiouridine)(34)-methyltransferase MnmD: MKAESFEPLPTADGSPTLLHPAFGEAYSSRYGAWMQANELYLKLTQTHLHPSPRVLEVGFGLGVNFRATLESCLQHGVYLEYLSYEAFPVSREVLNSVELPLSALAQKIWAGVLGDWPAEPHRPLCLEGAWGRLEVRFEDATQAFFPAEWATAIYFDPFSPKVNPEPWQPHVLKKLFLATSKGARLATYSVAGGFRRALAASGFVVRRVSGIGKKAWTVAERPEV; encoded by the coding sequence TTGAAAGCTGAATCCTTCGAGCCCCTGCCCACCGCAGACGGCTCGCCTACGCTGCTACACCCAGCATTTGGTGAAGCCTACAGTTCCCGCTATGGGGCCTGGATGCAGGCCAATGAGCTGTACCTGAAGCTGACCCAGACCCACCTGCACCCATCTCCCAGGGTGCTCGAGGTGGGTTTTGGACTCGGGGTTAACTTTAGGGCGACGCTGGAGAGCTGCCTGCAGCACGGGGTGTATCTAGAATACCTAAGCTACGAGGCTTTTCCGGTCTCGAGGGAGGTATTGAACTCGGTAGAGCTGCCGCTTTCGGCTTTGGCCCAGAAGATTTGGGCCGGTGTGCTCGGGGACTGGCCGGCAGAGCCCCATAGGCCTTTGTGCCTGGAGGGCGCTTGGGGGCGGCTCGAGGTTCGCTTTGAAGATGCTACACAGGCTTTTTTCCCCGCTGAATGGGCCACCGCGATCTACTTCGATCCGTTTAGCCCTAAGGTAAACCCCGAGCCCTGGCAGCCCCACGTCCTAAAAAAGCTGTTTCTGGCTACTAGCAAGGGTGCGCGACTGGCTACTTACTCGGTGGCGGGGGGCTTTCGCCGCGCGCTGGCTGCTTCCGGCTTTGTGGTGAGGAGGGTTTCCGGCATAGGAAAGAAGGCCTGGACGGTAGCTGAGCGCCCCGAGGTCTAG
- a CDS encoding pyridoxal-dependent decarboxylase, which yields MSPEEFRRLGYQLIDFIAEYRAGLEAQPVMSRVQPGAIKALFPPTPPAQAMGFEGVQEDLKALFPGLTHWQSPNFFAWFPSNAPLSSVLADLVATGLGQTGITWQASPALTEVEEVMTDWLRQMFGLPDYFQGVIQDTASTGTLVALLTAREWATGQSQDRGGLQAEARPLTVYVSDQAHSSVPKAVLLAGFGRENLRLIETDQDHAMRLDALEAAIQRDLAEGRKPCAVVAAVGTTNTTAIDPVRPIAELCQRYGLWLHVDAAMAGAAMILPECRGLWDGIEHADSIVINPHKWLGVAFDCSLYYVREPEHLIRAMSTNPSYLHSAADGQVKNYKDWGIPLGRRFRALKIWFTLRDQGVEGLQARLRRDIANARWLEAQVRQTPGWELLAPVPLQTVCVRYNPGHLTPEQLDRHTQDWVTRTNQSGRAFLTPAQLKGRWMARVSIGAESTERSHVEALWNLMQQEAQKVQIES from the coding sequence ATGTCGCCGGAAGAGTTTAGACGCTTGGGTTACCAGCTCATCGACTTTATCGCAGAATACCGCGCTGGCCTCGAGGCCCAGCCGGTGATGTCGCGGGTTCAGCCTGGGGCCATCAAAGCCCTGTTTCCCCCCACTCCGCCCGCACAGGCTATGGGGTTCGAGGGAGTACAGGAAGACCTCAAGGCCCTTTTCCCTGGCCTGACCCACTGGCAAAGCCCCAATTTTTTCGCCTGGTTTCCCTCCAATGCCCCACTTTCTTCGGTACTGGCCGACCTGGTAGCAACCGGGCTGGGGCAGACCGGTATCACCTGGCAGGCCAGCCCGGCGCTGACCGAAGTAGAGGAGGTCATGACCGACTGGCTGCGCCAGATGTTCGGCCTGCCCGACTATTTCCAGGGGGTTATTCAGGACACCGCTTCCACCGGTACTCTGGTGGCGCTGCTCACCGCCCGGGAGTGGGCGACCGGCCAGTCCCAGGATCGAGGTGGGCTGCAAGCCGAGGCCAGGCCTCTTACCGTGTACGTCTCCGACCAGGCCCACAGCTCGGTGCCCAAGGCAGTTTTACTGGCTGGTTTTGGGCGCGAGAACCTGCGCCTTATTGAGACCGATCAAGATCACGCCATGCGCCTGGACGCGCTCGAGGCCGCCATACAGCGCGACCTGGCCGAGGGGCGCAAGCCCTGTGCAGTAGTGGCGGCGGTAGGAACAACCAATACCACTGCTATTGATCCCGTGCGCCCAATTGCCGAACTTTGCCAGCGGTATGGCCTCTGGCTGCACGTGGACGCGGCCATGGCCGGAGCAGCCATGATCCTGCCGGAATGCCGGGGCCTGTGGGATGGCATCGAGCACGCCGATTCAATTGTGATCAACCCCCACAAGTGGCTGGGGGTGGCTTTCGACTGCTCGCTTTACTACGTGCGGGAGCCTGAGCACCTGATCCGGGCCATGTCCACCAACCCCTCCTACCTCCATTCGGCGGCGGATGGTCAGGTAAAGAACTACAAAGACTGGGGGATTCCCTTGGGGCGCCGCTTTCGGGCTCTCAAGATCTGGTTCACCCTGCGCGATCAGGGCGTGGAGGGTCTGCAGGCCCGTCTTCGGCGCGACATTGCCAACGCCCGCTGGCTCGAGGCCCAGGTTCGCCAGACTCCCGGCTGGGAGCTGCTGGCCCCGGTGCCGCTCCAGACGGTCTGCGTGCGCTATAACCCAGGCCACCTTACGCCCGAGCAGCTCGACCGGCATACCCAGGACTGGGTGACCCGTACTAACCAGTCGGGCCGGGCTTTCCTGACCCCAGCCCAGCTCAAAGGGCGCTGGATGGCGCGGGTTTCGATTGGGGCCGAAAGCACCGAACGTAGCCATGTCGAGGCCCTGTGGAACCTGATGCAACAGGAAGCCCAGAAGGTGCAAATTGAAAGCTGA
- a CDS encoding S8 family serine peptidase: MVFYRLLILLFLALLAPSSLAQPAMVEVIVELDEPHLPKGKARAELTRLLKAHLGQMQGRLKVRAERGFWASQSFLVRLPESQVGRLAQIPGVKRVYPNRTVRVNQPVASAYSIPVNSGSNWALQHIGAPGLWATGLRGQGIRIGHLDTGVDASHPDLRGKIVAFAEISPEGTPHPTNPYDSSLHGTHTAGLLVANNLGVAPDARLVSALVLPGGYGTLAQVLGGLDWVLEQNVQIVSMSLGLEGNWSEFVPVVERMKQMGILPVFAVGNSGGTPASPGSMPGVLGVGASNPSNQVAGFSSRGEVRWGAPYNTVVSKPDLVAPGVDVLSTIPGGRYMAMSGTSVSTAIVAGSAALLMSGGFSAEQVRQALLNSTLALSAVGGGKGVIRLGEALAMLKLTPPSSPQAGQPAQSASPAQKAALLVVEVSNADAVKKALDGLGFNSAVVQASPDKRPQAGTISEYPLVVWVLPPDWSNHWPEVQRKMLRAYVEQGGRLMLIASNPGQRPLAESSTFGRGKASFVSGDLDIIGLEQRTQVLQAAIQQLLR, translated from the coding sequence ATGGTGTTTTACCGGCTGCTCATCCTGTTATTTCTTGCTTTGCTAGCCCCATCGTCGCTGGCCCAGCCCGCCATGGTCGAGGTCATTGTAGAACTCGATGAGCCACATTTGCCCAAAGGGAAAGCTCGTGCCGAGCTCACCCGGTTGCTCAAAGCCCATCTAGGACAGATGCAGGGCCGCCTAAAGGTGAGGGCCGAAAGAGGCTTCTGGGCCAGTCAGAGCTTTCTGGTGCGCCTGCCCGAGTCGCAGGTAGGGCGTCTGGCTCAGATTCCTGGCGTAAAGCGGGTCTACCCAAACCGTACGGTGCGCGTGAATCAGCCCGTGGCCTCGGCCTATTCCATCCCGGTCAATAGCGGCAGCAATTGGGCCTTGCAGCACATCGGCGCACCCGGCCTGTGGGCGACCGGGCTACGTGGCCAGGGCATCCGCATCGGACACCTGGACACCGGGGTAGATGCATCCCACCCCGATCTGCGCGGGAAAATAGTGGCTTTTGCAGAAATCAGTCCCGAGGGCACACCCCATCCCACCAACCCCTACGACTCCTCGCTACATGGAACCCACACCGCCGGTCTGCTGGTGGCAAATAACCTGGGTGTGGCTCCGGATGCGCGCCTGGTTTCGGCGCTGGTTCTGCCGGGCGGTTATGGCACGCTGGCCCAGGTGCTGGGCGGCCTGGACTGGGTACTCGAGCAGAACGTACAGATCGTTTCTATGTCGCTGGGCCTCGAGGGGAACTGGAGCGAGTTTGTACCGGTCGTCGAGCGCATGAAGCAAATGGGTATATTGCCGGTCTTTGCCGTTGGCAATTCCGGCGGGACGCCAGCCTCTCCTGGCAGTATGCCCGGTGTGCTGGGCGTGGGCGCGTCGAACCCTTCTAATCAGGTGGCAGGCTTCAGCAGCCGTGGCGAGGTACGCTGGGGCGCCCCTTACAACACCGTGGTGAGCAAGCCCGACCTGGTTGCTCCGGGGGTAGATGTGCTCTCCACCATCCCCGGTGGGCGGTACATGGCCATGAGTGGAACCTCGGTCAGCACAGCGATTGTTGCCGGTAGCGCGGCCTTGTTGATGTCCGGGGGCTTCTCAGCCGAGCAAGTACGGCAGGCCCTGCTCAACTCGACGCTGGCGCTATCCGCTGTTGGTGGTGGAAAGGGCGTTATTCGGCTGGGCGAAGCACTGGCTATGCTGAAGCTCACGCCGCCTAGCAGTCCTCAGGCTGGTCAGCCCGCTCAATCTGCATCACCCGCACAAAAAGCTGCTTTGCTGGTAGTCGAAGTCTCCAACGCAGATGCGGTCAAAAAGGCCCTGGATGGTTTGGGGTTTAACAGCGCAGTGGTGCAGGCCAGCCCCGACAAGCGGCCACAGGCTGGGACAATTTCGGAATACCCGCTGGTGGTCTGGGTTTTGCCGCCCGACTGGAGCAACCATTGGCCGGAAGTCCAGCGCAAAATGCTGCGGGCCTACGTGGAGCAAGGGGGCCGATTGATGCTTATAGCCAGCAACCCCGGTCAGCGCCCACTGGCTGAGTCCAGCACCTTTGGCAGGGGCAAGGCCAGCTTTGTTAGTGGTGATCTCGATATCATTGGCCTCGAGCAACGCACCCAGGTATTGCAGGCAGCTATCCAGCAGCTTCTGCGCTGA
- a CDS encoding bifunctional 2-polyprenyl-6-hydroxyphenol methylase/3-demethylubiquinol 3-O-methyltransferase UbiG: MDYSPIAQFYQLQYEHYTDDLEFYTRLARDYGGPVLELGAGTGRVARAIARLGVEVWALEPAREMRKLGARHTQGLGVKWLAGDMRSLELERQFPLVIAPFNALMHLYTLDEQDRALEGVRAHLEKGGRFAFDLYNPAHIGPQGVLQHEGSYGRTDVFLFQEHHTSVQALLTHYLVDTVTPRGSLRRERHTLTQRYYTRYELERWLRAFGFDYRLFGGFHKEPLTPDSPVFVFEAWKK, translated from the coding sequence ATGGATTACTCCCCTATCGCGCAGTTTTACCAGCTACAGTACGAACACTACACCGACGACCTCGAGTTCTACACCCGCCTGGCCCGCGACTACGGCGGCCCGGTGCTGGAGCTGGGGGCCGGTACCGGGCGGGTAGCCCGCGCCATTGCACGGCTGGGCGTGGAGGTGTGGGCCCTGGAACCCGCCCGGGAGATGCGGAAGCTGGGGGCCAGGCACACCCAAGGTTTGGGCGTGAAGTGGCTGGCGGGCGATATGCGTTCCCTCGAGCTGGAGCGGCAGTTCCCCCTCGTTATCGCGCCTTTCAACGCCCTCATGCACCTCTATACCCTGGACGAGCAAGACCGGGCACTCGAGGGTGTCCGGGCGCACCTGGAAAAGGGCGGACGCTTCGCCTTCGACCTCTACAACCCAGCCCACATCGGGCCGCAGGGGGTTCTACAACACGAGGGCAGCTATGGCCGCACCGATGTTTTCCTGTTTCAGGAGCACCATACCAGCGTCCAGGCCCTGCTAACCCATTACCTGGTGGATACCGTAACGCCTCGCGGCAGCCTTCGTCGCGAGCGCCACACCCTGACCCAGCGCTACTACACCCGCTATGAGCTCGAACGCTGGCTTCGGGCTTTTGGGTTCGATTACCGGTTGTTTGGCGGCTTCCACAAAGAACCCCTAACCCCCGATAGTCCGGTTTTCGTGTTCGAGGCATGGAAAAAGTGA
- the menC gene encoding o-succinylbenzoate synthase, with translation MKIEAAELRLISLPLKFRFETSFGVQTQRHIIVLTLYGEGLEGYAETVMEFTPHYREETIPGAWALLEELLIPKVLGKDFANPEQLWGEIAGFRGNKMTKAALEMAFWDLWCKSLGQPLWKVLGGVRTEIPVGISLGIEPSLEATLEKVGKGLADGYRRIKLKIKPGWDVKLALAVREAYPEANLTVDANSAYSLNDIATFKALDAARLDYIEQPLAFDDILDHAKLQAAISTSICLDESITSPEDARKALEIGAGRVINLKPGRVGGILASRKIHDITQSYGLPVWMGGMLEAGIGRAANIHVATLPMFIKPGDTSSASRYWQEDIIEELLEATSGLMPVPQGPGLGVTLKRDLIQNLTEKSAYLSANRS, from the coding sequence ATGAAAATTGAAGCCGCCGAGCTCCGCCTTATCTCCCTACCGCTCAAGTTTCGCTTCGAGACTTCCTTTGGGGTGCAGACCCAGCGCCACATCATCGTGCTCACCCTGTATGGCGAGGGCCTCGAGGGTTATGCCGAGACCGTGATGGAGTTCACCCCCCACTACCGGGAGGAGACCATCCCGGGGGCCTGGGCGCTTTTGGAGGAGCTTCTGATCCCCAAGGTGCTGGGCAAAGACTTTGCCAACCCCGAGCAGCTCTGGGGCGAGATTGCCGGCTTCAGGGGCAACAAGATGACCAAGGCCGCCCTCGAGATGGCCTTCTGGGATCTGTGGTGCAAAAGCCTGGGGCAGCCCCTCTGGAAGGTGCTGGGCGGGGTGCGCACGGAGATTCCGGTGGGCATCAGCCTGGGCATCGAGCCCAGCCTCGAGGCCACCCTCGAGAAGGTGGGCAAGGGGCTGGCCGATGGCTACAGGCGCATCAAGCTCAAAATCAAGCCCGGCTGGGACGTCAAGCTGGCCCTGGCGGTGCGCGAGGCCTACCCCGAGGCCAACCTCACCGTGGACGCCAACTCGGCCTACAGCCTCAACGACATCGCCACCTTTAAGGCCCTGGATGCCGCCCGGCTCGACTACATCGAACAGCCCCTGGCCTTCGACGATATCCTCGACCACGCCAAGCTACAGGCAGCCATCTCCACCTCCATCTGCCTGGACGAGTCCATCACCTCGCCCGAGGACGCCCGCAAAGCCCTGGAGATTGGGGCCGGGCGGGTGATCAACCTCAAGCCGGGGCGGGTGGGGGGCATTCTGGCCAGCCGCAAAATTCACGACATCACCCAGAGCTACGGCCTGCCGGTCTGGATGGGCGGGATGCTGGAGGCCGGCATTGGCCGGGCCGCCAACATCCACGTAGCCACCCTGCCCATGTTTATCAAGCCCGGCGATACCAGCAGCGCCAGCCGCTACTGGCAGGAGGACATCATCGAAGAGCTGCTCGAGGCCACCAGCGGTCTGATGCCCGTACCGCAGGGGCCCGGCCTGGGTGTGACCCTCAAGCGCGACCTGATTCAGAACCTGACCGAGAAATCGGCGTATCTATCGGCCAACCGTTCGTAG
- a CDS encoding GNAT family N-acetyltransferase encodes MKIVIRELHEPEEIMQIPRLEQAIWNDPNDTIRSGTLMALVHEGALLAGAYLQEPNAPERLVGFIFGFPTDRPTDHHSHMAGVLPEFQGSQIGLLLKRYQRDWALSKGYERVVWTFDPLRGLNAHFNLRKLGATFHRYIPNCYGPMGGINAGAPSDRAYAVWELRAPRVFQRIYAPAPIPEVAGLPLANRLEQQVPVEVHRGLSDPRILVQIPEDWGHILQTDPALAQAWRMHSREVFGHYFAQGYRAVDFVRSPNRYLLERVEGQ; translated from the coding sequence ATGAAGATCGTCATCCGTGAACTGCACGAACCCGAGGAAATCATGCAAATTCCCCGGCTCGAGCAGGCCATCTGGAACGACCCCAACGACACCATCCGCAGCGGCACCCTGATGGCCCTGGTGCATGAGGGGGCCTTGCTGGCGGGGGCCTATCTCCAGGAGCCCAACGCCCCCGAACGGCTGGTGGGCTTTATCTTCGGCTTTCCCACCGACCGCCCCACCGACCACCACTCGCACATGGCCGGGGTGTTGCCGGAGTTCCAGGGCAGCCAGATTGGGCTGCTGCTAAAGCGGTACCAGCGCGACTGGGCCCTCAGCAAGGGCTACGAGCGGGTGGTCTGGACCTTCGACCCGCTCCGGGGCCTCAACGCCCATTTCAACCTGCGCAAACTGGGGGCCACCTTCCATCGCTACATCCCCAACTGCTATGGCCCTATGGGCGGCATCAACGCCGGGGCCCCCTCCGACCGGGCCTATGCGGTGTGGGAGTTGCGCGCCCCCAGGGTGTTTCAGCGGATCTATGCCCCCGCGCCCATCCCGGAGGTAGCGGGCCTTCCACTCGCCAACCGCCTCGAGCAGCAGGTGCCCGTGGAGGTTCATCGGGGCCTGAGTGACCCAAGAATCCTGGTGCAGATCCCCGAAGACTGGGGCCATATTTTGCAGACCGACCCCGCGCTGGCCCAGGCGTGGCGGATGCACAGCCGTGAAGTTTTCGGGCATTACTTTGCCCAGGGCTACCGCGCCGTAGACTTTGTGCGCAGCCCCAACCGCTACCTGCTGGAGCGGGTGGAGGGCCAATGA
- a CDS encoding amidohydrolase family protein, with the protein MLEGGLVVVGGHVTAVGPLAELQQSYPDAPLVHKGKALTPPVVNAHTHLDLSTVPYFRGAYPNFIQHVIEHGPWRTVEAAARGLDELRALGVGGFGDIAYKPEVVEWLVAHSSLPGVVYLEVINRNPDQADPLASKIAAQLSSWRERNSLIRVGISPHTPYNVSAGLLKKLVEIARLEGFPMQMHVAESPEETVLLTQGSGALQEIPLRYGFPAYQEVPGLTPVRHLAELGVLGPHLTIVHGVQVDEEEVQMLAQSGTRIVACPRSNQGLACGQMPWELYLKHRLEPALGTDSRASSPDLDVRNEALFLWNRIDPRVLVRAATRNGYRVLGLEPPRITRGTPVSQVQSW; encoded by the coding sequence ATGCTCGAGGGGGGCCTGGTGGTGGTGGGCGGCCACGTGACCGCTGTAGGCCCCCTAGCAGAGTTGCAGCAGAGCTATCCCGATGCGCCGCTTGTGCACAAAGGCAAAGCCCTCACACCCCCGGTGGTCAATGCCCACACCCACCTGGACTTATCCACGGTTCCCTACTTTCGCGGGGCCTACCCCAACTTCATCCAGCACGTGATTGAGCATGGCCCCTGGCGCACCGTGGAGGCGGCTGCACGGGGCCTGGATGAGCTTCGGGCGCTGGGGGTGGGTGGCTTTGGGGATATCGCCTACAAGCCGGAGGTTGTGGAGTGGCTGGTGGCGCATAGCTCCCTGCCGGGGGTGGTGTATCTGGAGGTGATCAACCGCAACCCCGATCAGGCCGACCCGCTGGCGAGCAAGATAGCCGCCCAGTTGTCGAGCTGGCGCGAGCGAAACAGCCTGATCCGGGTAGGCATCTCACCCCACACGCCCTACAACGTGAGCGCTGGCCTGCTCAAGAAGCTGGTCGAGATCGCCAGGCTCGAGGGCTTTCCTATGCAGATGCACGTGGCCGAGAGCCCTGAGGAAACGGTTTTGCTGACGCAGGGCAGTGGGGCGCTACAGGAAATCCCCTTGCGGTATGGCTTTCCGGCCTACCAGGAGGTTCCCGGCCTGACCCCTGTGCGCCACCTGGCCGAACTGGGGGTGCTGGGGCCGCACCTGACGATTGTGCACGGCGTGCAGGTGGACGAGGAAGAGGTGCAGATGCTGGCCCAATCGGGCACCCGCATCGTCGCCTGTCCGCGCAGCAACCAGGGGCTGGCGTGCGGCCAGATGCCCTGGGAACTGTATCTGAAGCACCGCCTCGAGCCCGCCCTGGGCACCGACTCGCGCGCCAGCAGCCCCGACTTGGACGTGCGCAACGAGGCCCTTTTCCTGTGGAACCGGATAGACCCCAGGGTGCTGGTGCGGGCCGCCACCCGCAACGGCTACCGGGTGCTGGGGCTCGAGCCGCCCCGCATCACCCGCGGAACGCCCGTTTCACAGGTACAATCCTGGTAG